The nucleotide sequence aatcATAATAGTAAAACaataaatagtttataactccttATGTTAATATTATTCTGAAATTTAATTATCCATTGTGTAATCCTTGTTCTCTTACGCTTTATGTGACTAATTTTACGTTAagtttgatttcgtcattttctTCTGTTACGTTTTAACTTCGAATCGTCATGTGACGTGGATTCTAGAATTGATTTAGTGCCACACCATTATAATTGATCTAATCAATATCACCTTTCAAACTTTCAACGTGTTTCGTATGGGTATTGGACTAGTATTTGGGCCTAGACTTTCTTATTGGGCTAAATGAGTAtactatacaaaaaaaaaaaaaaaaaaaaaaactgataatAAATATGTGGCCCTAGAATTTGGGTGGCCCTAGGCCTGTGCCTAGGGTCGTAAGCCTAACAGGCCGGCCCTCGTTATAGTGATCATGACCATACCCTATAGCGTAACAGTTTGACCATTGAGTTGATTCTGTTTACATTACACCAAACTTTTAAGAGACAGACAATGCACTGGGTCCGCCCCTAATATCTGTCATGCCAGCCTGGGTCCTTCATGTATCAACTCACTATCAGCCAACCATTTCAATTTCAACTTCTTAGACCTACCTCATCAATAATTATATATTGTTTGATCAATTTCAACTTCTAGTTCGACCTCCTCAGTAATCAATTATGTTTGCTACTATTGGCAATGCATCTCTACCCTCCACCACCTCTGCCTCCTCCGTGCAAGGGTCACAACTTTGTCGTCACTTCGAAATTCGTGAAATATTTTCAGCAACGGAAAACTTTGACGATACATTAATAATTGGGCGTGGAGGTTTTGGTAAAGTTTAAAAAGGTATTATTAACAACGGATCCACAAGTTTTTTTGCAGCCATTAAACGATTGGATACCATGTCCAATCAAGGGGCATCCGAGTTCTGGACTGAAGTTGAAATGCTTTCCAAGTTACGTCACTGTCATCTTGTGTCATTACTTGGTTATTGTAATTATGATACAGAGATGATCCTCGTATACGAATACATGCCCCGTGGAACACTTGAAGATCATCTCCACAAACTTGGTACCCCTATTTCTTGGTGTCAGCGACTCAAGATTTGTATAGGTGCGGCTCGTGGGTTAGACTACCTCCATACTGGTACGGGTATTGAGTTTGGTATCATACACCGAGATGTCAAGAGCTCCAATATTTTGTTAGATGAAAGTTGGGAAGCTAAAGTTTCAGATTTCGGGTTATCCAAAATAAGCCCAAGGAATCAGCCATCGACTTATGTCAGCACACTTGTTAAAGGCACTTTCGGTTATATCGATCCAAATTATTTTGCCACTGGAAAGCTCACAAGGAAATCTGATGTGTACGCTTTTGGGGTAATATTGTTGGAGGTGTTGTGTCGGAAGAAGGCAGTGGATAACAATCTTGATTGGGGAATAGCAACATGGGCTCAAGACTCTATGAAAGAAGGTCGTTTGATGGGTATAGTTGATTCTGATATAAGGGGTGAAATATTCCCCAAATGTTTGAAGCAGTATGCTCAAATAGTCGAAAGATGTTTGGATAACCATCCAAAGCACCGTCCGAACATGGCTGAGGTTGTCCTTAGTCTGGAGTATGTACTCACCTTACAAGCAAAGAACGATAATGTGTTGCAAACTGCAGGCAAGACAATAATTGGCAGAATTGTAGATAAGTTTTCCTTCTCTAACAATCGCAAAAAGGCCTGGAATTTAGGTACATTAATCTCCTCATTCATGTGTGTGCAGATTCTTTAAATTTGTGCGTCTATGTTTGCCTTTATTAATGAAACAGAGATACGTCGTCTCCCATATcttacaataaaataaaatagatcgTAGTTATGTGGGAAAACGTAGTGTTGGTCGTATTATGAGGACAAAATCTCAGATCTGTGACATCTTAAAAAAGATTTCTCAAAAGTTTCATGTCTTTAGTCTTTTGCCTCTATTTACATATTGACTAACCTTTTTATGTTCATCTCTTCCCTCCTTTTATGTTCCTTCATGGAGTCTTTTAAATAGGGATTTGGGAATAAGCCAAGACAGAGTTGGGAATTTTAACATATCCAGGAATACTTGATCACTCGAGCAAACTCACTATTGGGGTGCTTGTAGAACTTGATATGTAATCCCAATTAGTTTATTTGATAGTAAAATGCTATGAATACGTCTAAATAGGTCACTCTGTAAACGGCTTCGCCAGCCTAACACATTTAATAAACAGGTCATTTGCGGTTGAGCTTTTTATAAGCGACATGTTTAACTTAGGACTTTAATAGTATATAGTATATAATTTATAGGTTCACGCAGCCACCCTTTTACAATTACAACTTTATCCTATTTACACATTTCCAACCCGTTTAGTCCCACAACATCTTCACAACCCTTCAACACATTTTTGAAAACTTATATAGTATCATGCTAGTTTCTGGAAATGTATTATTATTAAAAAGGTGTTGTTATTCCTTAAATTATATATAGGTATGGATTTTGGATCACTAATGCCCAAGAAGCACCATAGAGCTACGGGTTTTGGATCTCTCATGCCAAAAAAGAGGAAGCAACTTATGCTAAGAGACAAAATCTTCCTGCAAAACGGTGGCCTGTTATTGGAagataagctacaaaaagctgtTGATTCCATGAAAAAATTTCGAGCTAAAGAGCTCGAAAAAGCGACTAAGAATTTTGCGGAAGGTATGATTCTTGGAAGAGGTGGTTACGGTACTGTGTACAAGGGAATACTGCCAGATAAGCGTTTGGTAGCAATCAAGAGATTCAGAACATCGGGCCAATCACAATTGGACCAATTTGTAAATGAAATTGAAATTCTTGGACAAATTAATCACAAGAACGTGGTGCAGCTTTTGGGTTGTTGTGTGGAAACTGAAGTTCCGTTGCTAGCTTATGAATATGTTTCTAATGGCACTCTTTATGGTCACATTCATGATAATACAAGAAGCAGAGGAACATTGTCATGGGATAGCCGTTTAAGGATAGCATATGAATCTGCTAGTGCACTCGCATATCTTCACTCAGATACAACAACGACCATCATACATAGAGATGTGAAATCGGCTAATATTTTGTTGGATGAAAATTACACGGCCAAGATTACAGATTTTGGTGCCTCAAAGTCAATCCCATTAGGTCATGATCATGAATTAACAGTAGTTCAAGGAACGTTGGGTCACCTGGATCCTGATTTTTTTCTTACAGGTAAACTAACAGATAAGAGTGATGTGTATAGCTTTGGAGTGGTACTTTCAGAACTCGTGACAGGATTACATCCCATTGATTCTGAAAGATGCCAAGAAGAAAGAAATCTTGCAACCTATTTTGTGCAGTTAAAGAGGGAAAACCGATTACTTGAGTTCACCGATCGTCAGGTTTTAGAGAAGGCAAATGCTGAGCAGCTAGAAGCAACATGTAACCTGGCATGTAGATGCCTTGACGTCCGAGGTGAGAACAGACCTAGCATGAAAGAAGTGACCTTAGAGCTTGAAAGAATAAGGAACTtcaacaacacaagataagcagCTTAAGGACTCAAAGTGAACAAGTTGATCTTAATTATGATATTCCTGTTAGTCCTAATAACGAGACCTTTACCATGTCGACATAGTTATCTTTCATGCTTCAAGTTTAAGTGATTATGAATACATACTAAAATTCCATATGTATATATGGTGGGtttatacatataaaaatctcaTCTCTTTTCCTTACTTGTAAACAAGCGTTTACGAGAAACAACCTGATCTgatttcatatttattttattgtttcaCACTCACACGAAAGTGTAGCTCCACTCTAAAAGAGAAACAAATTCAATGGTCCAATGGAGAGCAAGTGTTCGATGATTCAGTTACCACGGCACCATTGTGTAGACTCAATGGCCACCAGGAATCGTGTTAATGATCAGAAATGCAATCCACTACAACAGCCAAGGAGAAATAAGCAGCGATTATGATAACCATTTTGAAAGTTAGCAATGATTACAGTACCAATTTGAAACctaaaaaacactaaaaaattaATATAACTACACAGGCGTGTTACAGTTCCTTAGCTATGATGAACTCAGTATTAAACAACAAATGTTCATAAATTTCGTTGATAACCTTAGcttgataatatatatatatacatacaaatacTTGGATTCAATAGATAATTTCCTATCGTAATTCACTAGAAAATTTTCAAATTCTACACATATTTTGGAGTTTTTACATCAATATATTTACATTCAGATGAAGAACAGATTATCCAAATGATCTTTCAACTTACCTTTCACGCTTCCATCATTGATCATCGTTTCTCTCAGTTTGTGCTTTGTAGTGCTGCGTTTGCATTTATACCCACATTAATTTGGACTAATTGTGCTACCAATGAAATGTTTTTGCACAAACTTCACATTCGACTATGCTGATCATAGTCTTCGCATAAAATGATTTAATTGAAGCAACTTTACTGTTACCTCCCCCCTCCATCACCATATCCTCAAATATCAGACCAAACGAAGCTCACTGACTTCCGCTGCCATGCACCGTCAACCTTTGTTCTCTTCACACAAGTCATGCGGTGGTGGGAAGTTGAGAAAGCCTCCAAATTTGAAGGAACAGAAGTGTTGTGACGGCAGAATCCAATCTACATTGTCTTCTTATGGCCCCTTGCATGCATGATCATAACATTCATAGAGATTTAAACTTGAAACATGAAACTATACATGTTAGACATTAAACAGTTTAAGCTTCCTTAATCTTTCAAGCTCTATTGTAACTTCTTTCATGCTAGGCCTGTTTGACCTTCTCTGTCAAGGCATCTACAAACAAGGTTACATGCTGCGTCTAGCTGCTCATCAGTCACCTCCTCTAAAACTTGATGATCAACAATCTCACGCAACCGATTTTCCCTCTTTGCCTGCACAAAAACCGTTGCAAGAtttttatcttcttcatcaaTTGGCTTTAATCCTGTCAGGAGTTCTGCAAGAACCACTCCAAAGCTATACACATCACTTTTATCGGTTAGTTGACCAGTAATCATATATTCAGGATCCATGTAACCTAACGTCCCGTAAACTACTGTAAACACTTGGTCATGACCCAACGGGAGTGACTTTGAGGCACCAAAATCTGCAACTTTTGCGGTGTAATTTTCATCCAATAAAATGTTAGCTGACTTCACGTCTCTATGTATGATCGTCGTCGTCGCATCTGAGTGAAGATAAGCAAGTGCACCGGCCGATTCATGTGCTATTCTTAAACGGCTATCCAATGGAAATCTTCCAGTGCTGCTTGTATTATGATGTATGTGATGGTAAAGATTGTAACTAGAAACAAATTCACAAACAAGCAATGGGACCTCGGTTTCCAAACAACATCCCAAAAGTTGCACCACGTTCCTGTGATTAATTTGTCCCAGAATTAGAATTTCATTCATAAATGGCTCCACTTGTTCTTCGTCCAATGTTCTAGACCTCTTGATTGCTACCACACGGTTATCTGATAGTATTCCCTTGTACACAATGCCAGTACCACCACCTCTTTCGATAATCATACTTTCTGCAAAATTCATAGTCGCTTTTTCTAGCTCTTCTGCTTGAAAAATTTTTATGGAACCAACACCGCTTTTTAGTTTATCTTCCAATAATAGAGCGCCATTTTTCTGGAAGATTTTTTCTCTAGGCGTAAGTTGCTTCCACCTCTTGGGTGTGAGGGATCCTAAGTTCATATAAGGCTTCTTGGACATGAATGATCCAATATCCATACCTGTATGAGGTATGAACACATTATCACTACTTTTCAAGAACATAATATTTATAAAAACTAGCAACTTACACCCATAGAAATAAAGTGGTGTGTGACATATAATATGTGCTAATTCAATCTGCTAAAAACATGCAAATTCAGCTACACAATATGTATTTATGTATGTGCATGAGGTCAAAATATTTACCAGTGaattcatcaaaaaaaaaaaaaaaaaatctccgTGCCAAGTAATATATAGTTTGGTTATCAGGTTGgtttttaaactttgaaaacccGAAGAACAACCCTAGGTAAAATAGGTAGGTtgtatttatcctttatatattTCGTTGTATTCTTCAATTATAATCAATCAAGTTTGGCAACTTGAACTTAGATAATAAATTGGTGTGTGAACCCATTTATCTTCAACCTAACCCGCACATGaccatcatcatcatacttagtaaatcccaccaatagcaaagctaaggtagggtctgaggagagtaagatgtagacagccttacctctactccgtaggaatagagaggctgcttccagtgagacccctgcACATGACCCTTTTATTAATTGGGTTAGGCAGGCCAAACCGTACAACCAGTCCCTTGCCTTATTTCACCATATAACCTTATAACCTATTCATAGTATTTTCCTATCGAATAAACTAGTTGATACTTCTATGGATATCCATTCATATCAATGTACCCCGAACAATGAGTATggctaaaagttttgaaaacCGTTAATTGATATTGGTTTGATTCCCATATCTATAACTCTAAAAGTTATTGCGCTTCAGTAAGTTCTATACCAAACCTGTAACTCCATGAAAGAACAGAACCTGCACACACATAATGAGGAGACTGGAATATACCTGAGTTCTGCCCACTGTCGCTGAACGAAAACTTATCAACCATCCTGCCAAATATCGTCTTGCTGGCAGTTTGCGACAAATTATAGGTTTTCTCTTGTAAGGTCAGCACATATTCTAGACTAAGGACAACCTCAGCCATCGTAGGACGGTTCTTTGGATAATTATCCAAACATCTTTCCGCTATTTTAGCAAATTGCTTCAAACATTTTGTGGATATTTCACGCCTTATATCAGAATCCACTATACCCTTCAACCGACCTGCTTTGATAGAGTCTTGTGCCCATGTTGCTATTCCGCAATCAAGACTATTATCAACTGCCCTCTTCCGACATATCACTTCCAACAATACCACGCCAAAAGCATACACATCAGACTTCCTTGTCAACTTTCCGGTGGCGAAATAATTTGGATCGATATACCCAAAAGTGCCTTTAACAAGAGTGTTGACATAAGTCGATGCCTGATTCTTTGGGCTTACTATAGACAACCCGAAATCCGAAACTTTAGCAGCCCAACTTTCATCTAACAAAATATTTGAGCTCTTTACATCTCGGTGTATGACACCAAACTCTATACCGGTACCAGTATGGAGGTAGTCTAACCCACGAGCGGCACCTATGCAAATCTTGAGTCGCTGACACCAAGAAAGAGGGGTACCAAGTTTGTGGAGATGATCTGCAAGTGTTCCACGTGGCATATACTCATAGACCAGAATCATCTCTGTTTCGTGATTAcagtgtaagattaaatattattatgtttaatatttaatctatagccatcttaatcatttacattatagagatcaaaatatattagaacctattatttaattagttggtaattgttgatggaccatattacccttagtaactaattaggtttcctcctgggtgcttatataaggagaataaggtggaggtttaagggttactcagtttcacaattcacaccccataagccataacatcatcacgaaacctcctctcctaaccgatacccttttcggttttctaagtcaccatcatcagtcagcaccctaaggaggaaccgaataaagatgacaggcatgtcgaactccattactggattctcctctgcactatctgctgtgacaggtatgatttatattgttttccttcatgatcaaacagaactgaaccaacatgtggtatcagagcatatgttgattagtcagttctgttttcgtatccataattctgggattgaaacttggaaaacggaatttttctttaaaaatcgTATGACCttaacagccggtttcgagtcataagaatcgactcgaaatcatgattTCGATGAAAAGATTAATTGTTTTGTTCACCGAATTAACTGGATTATAattttagccgaaatctgtttagtaaaactattaaaattcaggtttcgggttccagaattttattttttatgattagggttcatcatgttcatgtgaaaattcgaaaattctgttatgttttggaatgattgaggattaatgggtgtttttttccatgtttgatctaattttatcttttaatttttattcgaaactgttattagataaacagttattattttcgaaatatgttgataaaattagatcactttaaaacaggaaataatatcccataatcccttagatttcgaattttcagttatgtcgtcacaattaacagctgtaacaggaagtttcgagaacatgaggttgctactcgcaaccataaggttgctactcgagaccacgaggttgctactcgcaaccatgaggttgctactcgcaaccatgaggttgctactcgcaaccatgaggttgctactcgcaaccataacgtcattagtcgagaccatgaggttgctactcgcaaccataacgtcatgactcgcaaccatgaggttgctactcgcaaccataacgtcatcactcgcaaccatgaggttgagactcgcaaccataacgtgagtagttgcgactcgcaaccataacgtgagtagtcgaaaccgtagttgcgactcgcaaccataacgtgactagtcgaaacagtagttgcgactcgcaaccataacgtcattagtcgaaatcgtggttgcgactcgaaatctcattattttaagctgtttaaatgtgaaatctcattattttaagTTGCGactcgatccgcgctaacgggtggtttgctattaaatgattggtttttgtaattatttagttaattaatgaggatcaaataatgttttacaaaaccaaaatggctttgcttgaatgagcttctgatgcatcatttctggccaaagctgacttgatgcatctacttatcatccaagtattacgaaaagctatgttgtgtgtgcatcataagcatgaa is from Helianthus annuus cultivar XRQ/B chromosome 9, HanXRQr2.0-SUNRISE, whole genome shotgun sequence and encodes:
- the LOC110877241 gene encoding putative wall-associated receptor kinase-like 16; the protein is MSNQGASEFWTEVEMLSKLRHCHLVSLLGYCNYDTEMILVYEYMPRGTLEDHLHKLGTPISWCQRLKICIGAARGLDYLHTGTGIEFGIIHRDVKSSNILLDESWEAKVSDFGLSKISPRNQPSTYVSTLVKGTFGYIDPNYFATGKLTRKSDVYAFGVILLEVLCRKKAVDNNLDWGIATWAQDSMKEGRLMGIVDSDIRGEIFPKCLKQYAQIVERCLDNHPKHRPNMAEVVLSLEYVLTLQAKNDNVLQTAGKTIIGRIVDKFSFSNNRKKAWNLGMDFGSLMPKKHHRATGFGSLMPKKRKQLMLRDKIFLQNGGLLLEDKLQKAVDSMKKFRAKELEKATKNFAEGMILGRGGYGTVYKGILPDKRLVAIKRFRTSGQSQLDQFVNEIEILGQINHKNVVQLLGCCVETEVPLLAYEYVSNGTLYGHIHDNTRSRGTLSWDSRLRIAYESASALAYLHSDTTTTIIHRDVKSANILLDENYTAKITDFGASKSIPLGHDHELTVVQGTLGHLDPDFFLTGKLTDKSDVYSFGVVLSELVTGLHPIDSERCQEERNLATYFVQLKRENRLLEFTDRQVLEKANAEQLEATCNLACRCLDVRGENRPSMKEVTLELERIRNFNNTR
- the LOC110877242 gene encoding CBL-interacting serine/threonine-protein kinase 23 gives rise to the protein MFVATGNEYEPSSVQWSQLCRHFEFHEILSATKNFDESLVIGRGGFGKVYKGNIKNGSTVVAAAIKRLDTMSNQGASEFWAEVEMLSKLRHCHLVSLIGYCMLGIEMILVYEYMPRGTLADHLHKLGTPLSWCQRLKICIGAARGLDYLHTGTGIEFGVIHRDVKSSNILLDESWAAKVSDFGLSIVSPKNQASTYVNTLVKGTFGYIDPNYFATGKLTRKSDVYAFGVVLLEVICRKRAVDNSLDCGIATWAQDSIKAGRLKGIVDSDIRREISTKCLKQFAKIAERCLDNYPKNRPTMAEVVLSLEYVLTLQEKTYNLSQTASKTIFGRMVDKFSFSDSGQNSGMDIGSFMSKKPYMNLGSLTPKRWKQLTPREKIFQKNGALLLEDKLKSGVGSIKIFQAEELEKATMNFAESMIIERGGGTGIVYKGILSDNRVVAIKRSRTLDEEQVEPFMNEILILGQINHRNVVQLLGCCLETEVPLLVCEFVSSYNLYHHIHHNTSSTGRFPLDSRLRIAHESAGALAYLHSDATTTIIHRDVKSANILLDENYTAKVADFGASKSLPLGHDQVFTVVYGTLGYMDPEYMITGQLTDKSDVYSFGVVLAELLTGLKPIDEEDKNLATVFVQAKRENRLREIVDHQVLEEVTDEQLDAACNLVCRCLDREGQTGLA